GCGCGGCGATGCCGGCCTTGGCACGAAGTTGGACGATGAGGGGGAACTTGATCCAACGGCTCCAGAAATGGGATACCCTGGGGTTATCCTCAGCGTCACTAAGTCTCCCGGTTTCGATACCTTAGCTCTTACGGATCAGGTTGAGGCGGCTATGGCTGGCTTGCGGGAAACGCTGCCGGAGGGAGTGCGTTTGGTTACGGTATACCGACAGTCGGATTTTATCGATTTATCCATTGGCAATCTGGAGGAGGCTTTGCGGGATGGAGCTATCATGGTAGCGGTCGTTCTGTTCCTGTTTTTGTTGAACATTCGTATCACCTTGATTACTTTGACAGCGATACCCTTGTCGCTTGGCATTACTGTAATTGTATTCGATATTTGGGGACTTAGTGTGAATTCCATGACCTTAGGTGGTTTGGCTGTTGCAATCGGCATGGTGGTGGATGACGCGATCGTAGATGTGGAAAACGTGTTTCGGCGCCTGCGGGAAAATGCGCGCAAGCAAAACCCTTTGTCGCGTCTGGAAGTGATTGCCCGAGCTTCGGCGGAGGTTCGCTCATCGATACTTTATGCGACGGTTTTGATTATCTTAGTATTCCTGCCCCTGCTTTCGTTGAGCGGATTGGAAGGTCGCTTGTTCTCGCCCATTGCGGTGGCGACTATGGTGAGCATGGCCGCATCCTTCGTGGTGTCCCTCACGGTTATCCCCGTCCTGTGCTCCTTCCTTCTCAAGCCGAAACCGGGCGGCGTTCACGGCGACGGTCCGGTAGCGAGAGGTTTGAAGTTTGTTTTTGAATACACGTGGCTTCGCTTTTCGCTCAGCCAGCCTTTTCTCGTTTTATTGCTGACCGGTGGTTTGCTTTATCTCGCTTACGCTTCCTTCTTGCAAATGGGAGGCAGTTTTCTCCCGCCTTTTCGGGAGCCTACCGTTTTGATCGCGACGACTACGGCGCCGGGAACCTCGCTCAAGCAAACGACGGAGTTGGCAAGGACTGCCCAGGATCTGCTGTTGCAGGTTCCCGAGGTGAAGACCGTGGGCTATCGCGTGGGGCGCGCGGAACGGGGAGACCATGTGGTTCCGGTTTCCACGGTGGAGTTCGACGTGGAATTTCGTGAAGCGTTTGGTCGACCGCGCGAAGAGGTCGTCGAGGAATTGCGAACGACGATGCGAGGGCTGCCTGGGACCTTCAGCGCGATGAGCGGCCCGCTTGCGGATCGGGTGGGGCACATGCTTAGCGGTGTCTCTGCCAAGGTCGCGGTCAAGGTCTATGGACCGGATCTGGGGGAGTTGCGACGCCTAGGGACGGAAATTGCGAATATCGCTCGTAGCATTCCGGGACTCGAGGAGGCGCGAATTGAACAGCAAGCTCCCATTCCGCAACTCAGGATCGAGGTCGACCGCAAGCGAGCCTTGGCCTACGGGGTGACTCCGGGCGAGTTGAACCAGCAACTCGCCGCCTTGATGGGAGGAGACGCGGTGGCCGAAATCTACGAAGGGCAGCGCGTGTACGACTTGGTGGTGCGTTTGCCCTTGGAGTGGCGGGAGTCGCCCGATCGCCTGGCAAGCCTCTACATCGACACCAAGAGCGGGCAGCGGATTCCCCTGAGCTACGTTGCGGACATCCGGCAAGCATCCGGTCCGAATGCAATTTTACGGGAAAACACGCTACGGCGTTTTGTGGTATCCATAAACCCGACGGTGGACGATTTGAACGCGGTGGTCGAAGCGCTGCAGGCCCGAGTAGGCGAGGAGATTGAAGTGCCTACCGGCTATGAAATCCGTTTCGAGGGCGAATACCAAGCTCAGCAGGAGGCCCGGAGGATGATTCTTATCACTTCGGCCATCGTGCTTCTAGTGATCAGCTTCTTGCTGTTCAGCTATTTCAAGGGAATGGGCTTCGTGGTGCTGGTGCTTACCATCGTACCGATTTCTCTCATCGGCAGCGTGCTCTACACTCGCTACACGCTCAACAACATCAGCATTGCGACCTTGGTGGGATTCATTGCGGTTGCGGGCATTGCGGCGCGGAACAATATCATGCTAATATCGCACTACTTGCATCTGATGAGGAACGAAGGAGAGACGTTTTCGCGAAAGATGGTGGTACGAGGAACGCTCGAGCGATTGAT
Above is a window of Pelagicoccus enzymogenes DNA encoding:
- a CDS encoding efflux RND transporter permease subunit — translated: MLNTLIRFSLAQRSLVIAFALVVMVWGVKTARELPVEVLPDLTKPTVTLLTESPGFAPEEVETLVTIPLENALMGVTGVSRLRSVNDVGLSLVFVEFDWGTDIYQARQFVQERITGVTESLPEGVTPYMTPVASLMGNIMLVGMFDPTGQTDPRELRSLADWTVARRLQSLPGIAEVLAMGGGVKQVQVQPLPDRMLALGVSFEQIHEAAGNAVRNSTGGFLTESAQEIMVRNLAMTTELDEIGDTVVSYENDRPIRLRDVANVVWDTEPMRGDAGLGTKLDDEGELDPTAPEMGYPGVILSVTKSPGFDTLALTDQVEAAMAGLRETLPEGVRLVTVYRQSDFIDLSIGNLEEALRDGAIMVAVVLFLFLLNIRITLITLTAIPLSLGITVIVFDIWGLSVNSMTLGGLAVAIGMVVDDAIVDVENVFRRLRENARKQNPLSRLEVIARASAEVRSSILYATVLIILVFLPLLSLSGLEGRLFSPIAVATMVSMAASFVVSLTVIPVLCSFLLKPKPGGVHGDGPVARGLKFVFEYTWLRFSLSQPFLVLLLTGGLLYLAYASFLQMGGSFLPPFREPTVLIATTTAPGTSLKQTTELARTAQDLLLQVPEVKTVGYRVGRAERGDHVVPVSTVEFDVEFREAFGRPREEVVEELRTTMRGLPGTFSAMSGPLADRVGHMLSGVSAKVAVKVYGPDLGELRRLGTEIANIARSIPGLEEARIEQQAPIPQLRIEVDRKRALAYGVTPGELNQQLAALMGGDAVAEIYEGQRVYDLVVRLPLEWRESPDRLASLYIDTKSGQRIPLSYVADIRQASGPNAILRENTLRRFVVSINPTVDDLNAVVEALQARVGEEIEVPTGYEIRFEGEYQAQQEARRMILITSAIVLLVISFLLFSYFKGMGFVVLVLTIVPISLIGSVLYTRYTLNNISIATLVGFIAVAGIAARNNIMLISHYLHLMRNEGETFSRKMVVRGTLERLIPILMTAISAGLALVPLVLASNEPGKEILNPVAVVIVGGLVSSTLLGLGVTPALFLNFCRGAAEKSLRLKAAASE